A genomic stretch from Arvicanthis niloticus isolate mArvNil1 chromosome 12, mArvNil1.pat.X, whole genome shotgun sequence includes:
- the Aifm3 gene encoding apoptosis-inducing factor 3 isoform X3, translated as MGGCFSKPKPVELKIEVVLPEKERGKEELSASGKGSPRGYQGNGTARHFHAEERLPTPQPYPSPQDCVEATVCHVKDLENGQMREVELGWGKVLLVKDNGEFHALGHKCPHYGAPLVKGVLSRGRVRCPWHGACFNISTGDLEDFPGLDSLHKFQVKIEKEKVTVRASKQALQLQRRTKVMAKCISPSAGHSSSTNVLIVGAGAAGLVCAETLRQEGFSDRIVLCTLDRHLPYDRAKLSKTLDAQPEQLALRPKEFFRAYGIEMLTEAQVVTVDVRNKKVVFKDGFKLEYSKLLLAPGSSPKTLTCKGKDVENVFTIRTPEDANRVLRLARGRNAVVVGAGFLGMEVAAYLTEKAHSVSVVELEETPFRRFLGERVGRALMKMFENNRVKFYMQTEVSELRAQEGKLQEVVLKSSKVLRADVCVVGIGAVPATGFLRQSGIGLDSRGFIPVNKMMQTNIPGVFAAGDAVTFPLAWRNNRKVNIPHWQMAHAQGRVAAQNMLAQEAEINTVPYLWTAMFGKSLRYAGYGEGFDDVIIQGDLEELKFVAFYTKSDEVIAVASMNYDPIVSKVAEVLASGRAIRKREVELFMLHSKYVHSFLLTVLSLSSLAQ; from the exons ATGGGCGGCTGCTTCTCCAAGCCCAAGCCAG TGGAACTCAAGATTGAAGTGGTGCTGCCAGAGAAAGAGCGGGGCAAGGAGGAGCTGTCAGCCAGCGGAAAGGGCAGTCCCCGGGGTTACCAGGGCAACGGCACAGCACGCCACTTCCATGCTGAAGAGCGTCTGCCCACCCCACAACCCTACCCCAGCCCTCAGGACTGTGTGGAGGCTACTGTCTGCCATGTCAAGGACCTTGAGAATGGCCA GATGAGAGAAGTGGAGCTGGGCTGGGGAAAGGTGTTGCTGGTGAAGGACAATGGGGAATTCCATGCCCTGGGCCATAAGTGTCCTCACTATGGAGCGCCCCTAGTGAAAG GTGTCCTGTCCCGGGGGCGTGTGCGCTGCCCCTGGCATGGTGCCTGCTTCAACATTAGTACTGGGGACCTAGAGGACTTCCCAGGCCTGGACAGTCTGCATAAGTTCCAG GTGAAGATTGAGAAGGAGAAGGTGACTGTTCGGGCAAGCAAGCAG GCCCTGCAGCTGCAGCGAAGGACAAAGGTGATGGCCAAGTGTATCTCTCCAAGTGCCGGCCACAGCAGCAGCACCAACGTGCTCATAGTGGGTGCAG GTGCTGCTGGCCTTGTGTGCGcagagacactgaggcaggagggcttCTCAGACCGGATTGTCCTTTGCACACTGGATCGACATCTGCCCTATGACCGGGCCAAGCTCAGCAAG ACCCTGGATGCACAACCTGAACAGCTGGCCCTGAGACCCAAGGAATTCTTCCGAGCCTATGGCATCGAGATGCTCACTGAAGCCCAG GTGGTCACAGTGGATGTGAGAAATAAGAAGGTTGTGTTCAAGGATGGCTTCAAGCTAGAGTACAGCAAGCTGCTGCTGGCACCAGGAAGTAG CCCTAAGACCCTGACCTGCAAAGGGAAAGACGTAGAGAATGTGTTCACCATCCGCACACCTGAGGATGCTAACCGCGTGCTGCGGCTGGCCCGGGGCCGCAATGCTGTTGTTGTGGGAGCAGGCTTTCTGG GGATGGAGGTCGCTGCTTATCTGACTGAGAAGGCCCACTCAGTATCTGTGGTAGAGCTGGAGGAGACACCCTTCCGGAGGTTCCTTGGGGAGCGTGTTGGTCGTGCCCTTATGAAG ATGTTTGAAAACAACCGGGTGAAGTTCTATATGCAGACAGAGGTGTCAGAGCTGCGGGCTCAGGAGGGCAAG CTGCAGGAGGTGGTGCTGAAGAGCAGCAAAGTTCTGCGTGCAGATGTCTGCGTTGTAGGCATTG GTGCGGTGCCTGCCACAGGCTTCCTGAGGCAGAGTGGCATTGGTCTGGATTCCCGAGGTTTCATCCCAGTCAACAAG ATGATGCAGACCAACATCCCAGGAGTGTTTGCTGCAGGTGATGCTGTCACCTTTCCTCTTGCCTGGAGGAACAATCGGAAAGTGAACATCCCACACTGGCAGATGGCTCATGCCCAGG GGCGGGTTGCAGCTCAGAACATGCTGGCACAGGAGGCGGAGATCAACACGGTACCATATCTGTGGACTGCCATGTTCGGCAAGAGCCTGCGATATGCTG GCTATGGAGAAGGCTTCGATGATGTCATCATTCAGGGGGATCTGGAGGAGCTGAAGTTTGTGGCTTTTTATACCAA AAGTGACGAAGTGATTGCTGTGGCCAGCATGAACTACGATCCCATCGTATCCAAGGTGGCTGAGGTGCTGGCCTCAGGTCGAGCCATCCGGAAGCGGGAGGTGGA GTTGTTTATGCTGCACAGCAAGTACGTGCATTCTTTCTTATTGACTGTTCTGAGCCTTTCTTCCCTAGCCCAATGA
- the Aifm3 gene encoding apoptosis-inducing factor 3 isoform X4 — protein MGGCFSKPKPVELKIEVVLPEKERGKEELSASGKGSPRGYQGNGTARHFHAEERLPTPQPYPSPQDCVEATVCHVKDLENGQMREVELGWGKVLLVKDNGEFHALGHKCPHYGAPLVKGVLSRGRVRCPWHGACFNISTGDLEDFPGLDSLHKFQVKIEKEKVTVRASKQALQLQRRTKVMAKCISPSAGHSSSTNVLIVGAGAAGLVCAETLRQEGFSDRIVLCTLDRHLPYDRAKLSKTLDAQPEQLALRPKEFFRAYGIEMLTEAQVVTVDVRNKKVVFKDGFKLEYSKLLLAPGSSPKTLTCKGKDVENVFTIRTPEDANRVLRLARGRNAVVVGAGFLGMEVAAYLTEKAHSVSVVELEETPFRRFLGERVGRALMKMFENNRVKFYMQTEVSELRAQEGKLQEVVLKSSKVLRADVCVVGIGAVPATGFLRQSGIGLDSRGFIPVNKMMQTNIPGVFAAGDAVTFPLAWRNNRKVNIPHWQMAHAQGRVAAQNMLAQEAEINTVPYLWTAMFGKSLRYAGYGEGFDDVIIQGDLEELKFVAFYTKSDEVIAVASMNYDPIVSKVAEVLASGRAIRKREVELFMLHSKTGDMSWLTGKGS, from the exons ATGGGCGGCTGCTTCTCCAAGCCCAAGCCAG TGGAACTCAAGATTGAAGTGGTGCTGCCAGAGAAAGAGCGGGGCAAGGAGGAGCTGTCAGCCAGCGGAAAGGGCAGTCCCCGGGGTTACCAGGGCAACGGCACAGCACGCCACTTCCATGCTGAAGAGCGTCTGCCCACCCCACAACCCTACCCCAGCCCTCAGGACTGTGTGGAGGCTACTGTCTGCCATGTCAAGGACCTTGAGAATGGCCA GATGAGAGAAGTGGAGCTGGGCTGGGGAAAGGTGTTGCTGGTGAAGGACAATGGGGAATTCCATGCCCTGGGCCATAAGTGTCCTCACTATGGAGCGCCCCTAGTGAAAG GTGTCCTGTCCCGGGGGCGTGTGCGCTGCCCCTGGCATGGTGCCTGCTTCAACATTAGTACTGGGGACCTAGAGGACTTCCCAGGCCTGGACAGTCTGCATAAGTTCCAG GTGAAGATTGAGAAGGAGAAGGTGACTGTTCGGGCAAGCAAGCAG GCCCTGCAGCTGCAGCGAAGGACAAAGGTGATGGCCAAGTGTATCTCTCCAAGTGCCGGCCACAGCAGCAGCACCAACGTGCTCATAGTGGGTGCAG GTGCTGCTGGCCTTGTGTGCGcagagacactgaggcaggagggcttCTCAGACCGGATTGTCCTTTGCACACTGGATCGACATCTGCCCTATGACCGGGCCAAGCTCAGCAAG ACCCTGGATGCACAACCTGAACAGCTGGCCCTGAGACCCAAGGAATTCTTCCGAGCCTATGGCATCGAGATGCTCACTGAAGCCCAG GTGGTCACAGTGGATGTGAGAAATAAGAAGGTTGTGTTCAAGGATGGCTTCAAGCTAGAGTACAGCAAGCTGCTGCTGGCACCAGGAAGTAG CCCTAAGACCCTGACCTGCAAAGGGAAAGACGTAGAGAATGTGTTCACCATCCGCACACCTGAGGATGCTAACCGCGTGCTGCGGCTGGCCCGGGGCCGCAATGCTGTTGTTGTGGGAGCAGGCTTTCTGG GGATGGAGGTCGCTGCTTATCTGACTGAGAAGGCCCACTCAGTATCTGTGGTAGAGCTGGAGGAGACACCCTTCCGGAGGTTCCTTGGGGAGCGTGTTGGTCGTGCCCTTATGAAG ATGTTTGAAAACAACCGGGTGAAGTTCTATATGCAGACAGAGGTGTCAGAGCTGCGGGCTCAGGAGGGCAAG CTGCAGGAGGTGGTGCTGAAGAGCAGCAAAGTTCTGCGTGCAGATGTCTGCGTTGTAGGCATTG GTGCGGTGCCTGCCACAGGCTTCCTGAGGCAGAGTGGCATTGGTCTGGATTCCCGAGGTTTCATCCCAGTCAACAAG ATGATGCAGACCAACATCCCAGGAGTGTTTGCTGCAGGTGATGCTGTCACCTTTCCTCTTGCCTGGAGGAACAATCGGAAAGTGAACATCCCACACTGGCAGATGGCTCATGCCCAGG GGCGGGTTGCAGCTCAGAACATGCTGGCACAGGAGGCGGAGATCAACACGGTACCATATCTGTGGACTGCCATGTTCGGCAAGAGCCTGCGATATGCTG GCTATGGAGAAGGCTTCGATGATGTCATCATTCAGGGGGATCTGGAGGAGCTGAAGTTTGTGGCTTTTTATACCAA AAGTGACGAAGTGATTGCTGTGGCCAGCATGAACTACGATCCCATCGTATCCAAGGTGGCTGAGGTGCTGGCCTCAGGTCGAGCCATCCGGAAGCGGGAGGTGGA GTTGTTTATGCTGCACAGCAA AACCGGTGACATGTCTTGGCTCACAGGGAAAGGATCCTGA
- the Aifm3 gene encoding apoptosis-inducing factor 3 isoform X2, with protein sequence MVVLSSRLPSVELKIEVVLPEKERGKEELSASGKGSPRGYQGNGTARHFHAEERLPTPQPYPSPQDCVEATVCHVKDLENGQMREVELGWGKVLLVKDNGEFHALGHKCPHYGAPLVKGVLSRGRVRCPWHGACFNISTGDLEDFPGLDSLHKFQVKIEKEKVTVRASKQALQLQRRTKVMAKCISPSAGHSSSTNVLIVGAGAAGLVCAETLRQEGFSDRIVLCTLDRHLPYDRAKLSKTLDAQPEQLALRPKEFFRAYGIEMLTEAQVVTVDVRNKKVVFKDGFKLEYSKLLLAPGSSPKTLTCKGKDVENVFTIRTPEDANRVLRLARGRNAVVVGAGFLGMEVAAYLTEKAHSVSVVELEETPFRRFLGERVGRALMKMFENNRVKFYMQTEVSELRAQEGKLQEVVLKSSKVLRADVCVVGIGAVPATGFLRQSGIGLDSRGFIPVNKMMQTNIPGVFAAGDAVTFPLAWRNNRKVNIPHWQMAHAQGRVAAQNMLAQEAEINTVPYLWTAMFGKSLRYAGYGEGFDDVIIQGDLEELKFVAFYTKSDEVIAVASMNYDPIVSKVAEVLASGRAIRKREVVYAAQQVRAFFLIDCSEPFFPSPMTEPSFLA encoded by the exons atggtggttctTTCCTCCAGACTGCCTTCAG TGGAACTCAAGATTGAAGTGGTGCTGCCAGAGAAAGAGCGGGGCAAGGAGGAGCTGTCAGCCAGCGGAAAGGGCAGTCCCCGGGGTTACCAGGGCAACGGCACAGCACGCCACTTCCATGCTGAAGAGCGTCTGCCCACCCCACAACCCTACCCCAGCCCTCAGGACTGTGTGGAGGCTACTGTCTGCCATGTCAAGGACCTTGAGAATGGCCA GATGAGAGAAGTGGAGCTGGGCTGGGGAAAGGTGTTGCTGGTGAAGGACAATGGGGAATTCCATGCCCTGGGCCATAAGTGTCCTCACTATGGAGCGCCCCTAGTGAAAG GTGTCCTGTCCCGGGGGCGTGTGCGCTGCCCCTGGCATGGTGCCTGCTTCAACATTAGTACTGGGGACCTAGAGGACTTCCCAGGCCTGGACAGTCTGCATAAGTTCCAG GTGAAGATTGAGAAGGAGAAGGTGACTGTTCGGGCAAGCAAGCAG GCCCTGCAGCTGCAGCGAAGGACAAAGGTGATGGCCAAGTGTATCTCTCCAAGTGCCGGCCACAGCAGCAGCACCAACGTGCTCATAGTGGGTGCAG GTGCTGCTGGCCTTGTGTGCGcagagacactgaggcaggagggcttCTCAGACCGGATTGTCCTTTGCACACTGGATCGACATCTGCCCTATGACCGGGCCAAGCTCAGCAAG ACCCTGGATGCACAACCTGAACAGCTGGCCCTGAGACCCAAGGAATTCTTCCGAGCCTATGGCATCGAGATGCTCACTGAAGCCCAG GTGGTCACAGTGGATGTGAGAAATAAGAAGGTTGTGTTCAAGGATGGCTTCAAGCTAGAGTACAGCAAGCTGCTGCTGGCACCAGGAAGTAG CCCTAAGACCCTGACCTGCAAAGGGAAAGACGTAGAGAATGTGTTCACCATCCGCACACCTGAGGATGCTAACCGCGTGCTGCGGCTGGCCCGGGGCCGCAATGCTGTTGTTGTGGGAGCAGGCTTTCTGG GGATGGAGGTCGCTGCTTATCTGACTGAGAAGGCCCACTCAGTATCTGTGGTAGAGCTGGAGGAGACACCCTTCCGGAGGTTCCTTGGGGAGCGTGTTGGTCGTGCCCTTATGAAG ATGTTTGAAAACAACCGGGTGAAGTTCTATATGCAGACAGAGGTGTCAGAGCTGCGGGCTCAGGAGGGCAAG CTGCAGGAGGTGGTGCTGAAGAGCAGCAAAGTTCTGCGTGCAGATGTCTGCGTTGTAGGCATTG GTGCGGTGCCTGCCACAGGCTTCCTGAGGCAGAGTGGCATTGGTCTGGATTCCCGAGGTTTCATCCCAGTCAACAAG ATGATGCAGACCAACATCCCAGGAGTGTTTGCTGCAGGTGATGCTGTCACCTTTCCTCTTGCCTGGAGGAACAATCGGAAAGTGAACATCCCACACTGGCAGATGGCTCATGCCCAGG GGCGGGTTGCAGCTCAGAACATGCTGGCACAGGAGGCGGAGATCAACACGGTACCATATCTGTGGACTGCCATGTTCGGCAAGAGCCTGCGATATGCTG GCTATGGAGAAGGCTTCGATGATGTCATCATTCAGGGGGATCTGGAGGAGCTGAAGTTTGTGGCTTTTTATACCAA AAGTGACGAAGTGATTGCTGTGGCCAGCATGAACTACGATCCCATCGTATCCAAGGTGGCTGAGGTGCTGGCCTCAGGTCGAGCCATCCGGAAGCGGGAG GTTGTTTATGCTGCACAGCAAGTACGTGCATTCTTTCTTATTGACTGTTCTGAGCCTTTCTTCCCTAGCCCAATGACTGAACCCTCCTTCCTTGCCTAA
- the Aifm3 gene encoding apoptosis-inducing factor 3 isoform X10 yields the protein MREVELGWGKVLLVKDNGEFHALGHKCPHYGAPLVKGVLSRGRVRCPWHGACFNISTGDLEDFPGLDSLHKFQVKIEKEKVTVRASKQALQLQRRTKVMAKCISPSAGHSSSTNVLIVGAGAAGLVCAETLRQEGFSDRIVLCTLDRHLPYDRAKLSKTLDAQPEQLALRPKEFFRAYGIEMLTEAQVVTVDVRNKKVVFKDGFKLEYSKLLLAPGSSPKTLTCKGKDVENVFTIRTPEDANRVLRLARGRNAVVVGAGFLGMEVAAYLTEKAHSVSVVELEETPFRRFLGERVGRALMKMFENNRVKFYMQTEVSELRAQEGKLQEVVLKSSKVLRADVCVVGIGAVPATGFLRQSGIGLDSRGFIPVNKMMQTNIPGVFAAGDAVTFPLAWRNNRKVNIPHWQMAHAQGRVAAQNMLAQEAEINTVPYLWTAMFGKSLRYAGYGEGFDDVIIQGDLEELKFVAFYTKSDEVIAVASMNYDPIVSKVAEVLASGRAIRKREVVYAAQQVRAFFLIDCSEPFFPSPMTEPSFLA from the exons ATGAGAGAAGTGGAGCTGGGCTGGGGAAAGGTGTTGCTGGTGAAGGACAATGGGGAATTCCATGCCCTGGGCCATAAGTGTCCTCACTATGGAGCGCCCCTAGTGAAAG GTGTCCTGTCCCGGGGGCGTGTGCGCTGCCCCTGGCATGGTGCCTGCTTCAACATTAGTACTGGGGACCTAGAGGACTTCCCAGGCCTGGACAGTCTGCATAAGTTCCAG GTGAAGATTGAGAAGGAGAAGGTGACTGTTCGGGCAAGCAAGCAG GCCCTGCAGCTGCAGCGAAGGACAAAGGTGATGGCCAAGTGTATCTCTCCAAGTGCCGGCCACAGCAGCAGCACCAACGTGCTCATAGTGGGTGCAG GTGCTGCTGGCCTTGTGTGCGcagagacactgaggcaggagggcttCTCAGACCGGATTGTCCTTTGCACACTGGATCGACATCTGCCCTATGACCGGGCCAAGCTCAGCAAG ACCCTGGATGCACAACCTGAACAGCTGGCCCTGAGACCCAAGGAATTCTTCCGAGCCTATGGCATCGAGATGCTCACTGAAGCCCAG GTGGTCACAGTGGATGTGAGAAATAAGAAGGTTGTGTTCAAGGATGGCTTCAAGCTAGAGTACAGCAAGCTGCTGCTGGCACCAGGAAGTAG CCCTAAGACCCTGACCTGCAAAGGGAAAGACGTAGAGAATGTGTTCACCATCCGCACACCTGAGGATGCTAACCGCGTGCTGCGGCTGGCCCGGGGCCGCAATGCTGTTGTTGTGGGAGCAGGCTTTCTGG GGATGGAGGTCGCTGCTTATCTGACTGAGAAGGCCCACTCAGTATCTGTGGTAGAGCTGGAGGAGACACCCTTCCGGAGGTTCCTTGGGGAGCGTGTTGGTCGTGCCCTTATGAAG ATGTTTGAAAACAACCGGGTGAAGTTCTATATGCAGACAGAGGTGTCAGAGCTGCGGGCTCAGGAGGGCAAG CTGCAGGAGGTGGTGCTGAAGAGCAGCAAAGTTCTGCGTGCAGATGTCTGCGTTGTAGGCATTG GTGCGGTGCCTGCCACAGGCTTCCTGAGGCAGAGTGGCATTGGTCTGGATTCCCGAGGTTTCATCCCAGTCAACAAG ATGATGCAGACCAACATCCCAGGAGTGTTTGCTGCAGGTGATGCTGTCACCTTTCCTCTTGCCTGGAGGAACAATCGGAAAGTGAACATCCCACACTGGCAGATGGCTCATGCCCAGG GGCGGGTTGCAGCTCAGAACATGCTGGCACAGGAGGCGGAGATCAACACGGTACCATATCTGTGGACTGCCATGTTCGGCAAGAGCCTGCGATATGCTG GCTATGGAGAAGGCTTCGATGATGTCATCATTCAGGGGGATCTGGAGGAGCTGAAGTTTGTGGCTTTTTATACCAA AAGTGACGAAGTGATTGCTGTGGCCAGCATGAACTACGATCCCATCGTATCCAAGGTGGCTGAGGTGCTGGCCTCAGGTCGAGCCATCCGGAAGCGGGAG GTTGTTTATGCTGCACAGCAAGTACGTGCATTCTTTCTTATTGACTGTTCTGAGCCTTTCTTCCCTAGCCCAATGACTGAACCCTCCTTCCTTGCCTAA